CCCGCCGTCGATCGGATGCTTTCCAAGAAAGGTAAACGCCGAATGCGGATCGACAGGTGTATCGCCTCCAGCCGGAAGACCATATACCATACTCGTGCCCCAAGGGTTCGCCCCGAATAACCAGTCAAAATTAGCTTGGGCTAGCTCATCAAAATGTGCATCTCCCGTCAATTCTTTATACCAGAGACACTGGATAGCAAAGGATACCGTTAAGTTGTTGCTACACCAAATAAAGGGAACTCCCCGAAAAAAAGCGTTTTTCTCAGCTCTCCGATTGACTTGCTCAATCCCCTGTTTATAATAGGAAACAATCTCCTCGCGATCTTGTCCTTTTAATCCTTTTGCCAACTCATAATGCCCAAGATTGATAAAAGGATACCACTGATAATGTGCAGCAGTATCGCTAACCATCCAAGGTGTAATCTTTTCTTGCCGGGCGTAGCGTAAGGCTTCTCGTGCAAACTTTTCTTTTTTTGTCATCGAAAAACCCATTGCAGCGGCCAACTGCATATCGTCTACCCAATTATCTTCGGCATAAATATAGGGCGATTTCACAGAAACTGTCTGTGTCACGCCTGGTTTTATATTGGCATAAGCATAGGCTGTTTCCGATTTCTTCGAAAGCAGCGTTGCATATTTCCGATCCTCTTTGTCAAACAACATCGCCCCCAGGCGAAAAGCACTACTAAATTTACCAGCAGTAGAGCTTGTCCCGGTTGTATTGTTCATAAACTTGCCACGCTGCTGTGGCTCGCCATCGATAAAATACACCGGTCTATCAAATCCACGACCATAATAAGGATCTTCCTTTGGCATCCGCATGCTGGCATGATCCCGGTCATCACCAATCTGATTGTACATTTGGTTGGCCTTGGGATGCATTTTCAACAGCCAATCCAAGCCCCATTTTGCTTCATCGAGCACATCGGCCCGACCATTTTTTCCATCAAGACCATTTGCTTGCTTTAGATCACCAAACACCTTTGGAAAATCGCGGTAAGCCGCTAACAGATGAAATGTCGCATTTGCTGACGTTGTCGCATATTGCAAATAATCAGAAGCATCATGCCAACCGCCCCCCGCATCGATACGGGAGCTATCGGGAATGCCAACCTTTCCTGCATACAGCGCAAAGCCATCGTGTGTATGGCAGCTATCGTTCAGAAAAGGGTTGAACAATGTCCGTTGTTGCCGCATATAACGCAGTACAAAATCTGCCGCTCCTTTATAAACGTCCCGAGCGATTCGGAATGTTGGAGACTTCACCTCTCCGGCCTGAACAAAAAAGCGTCCTGTATCCTGCATGGAAGAGAAATCAAAACGAAAGCTCTGAACAAAAGGACCATAAGCCCCATAATCTTTTCCAACAGGATGTACATAGACTGTTTTACCCG
The Sphingobacterium multivorum genome window above contains:
- a CDS encoding glycoside hydrolase family 9 protein yields the protein MIKKCLNFLNLRQAFLLVFACFVCNFAKAQQNAWIRINQLGYTPAGKKVAVWGGKSIRQLRSFEIKNAQTGKTVYVHPVGKDYGAYGPFVQSFRFDFSSMQDTGRFFVQAGEVKSPTFRIARDVYKGAADFVLRYMRQQRTLFNPFLNDSCHTHDGFALYAGKVGIPDSSRIDAGGGWHDASDYLQYATTSANATFHLLAAYRDFPKVFGDLKQANGLDGKNGRADVLDEAKWGLDWLLKMHPKANQMYNQIGDDRDHASMRMPKEDPYYGRGFDRPVYFIDGEPQQRGKFMNNTTGTSSTAGKFSSAFRLGAMLFDKEDRKYATLLSKKSETAYAYANIKPGVTQTVSVKSPYIYAEDNWVDDMQLAAAMGFSMTKKEKFAREALRYARQEKITPWMVSDTAAHYQWYPFINLGHYELAKGLKGQDREEIVSYYKQGIEQVNRRAEKNAFFRGVPFIWCSNNLTVSFAIQCLWYKELTGDAHFDELAQANFDWLFGANPWGTSMVYGLPAGGDTPVDPHSAFTFLGKHPIDGGLVDGPIMASTYRNLIGIKLNNPDSYAEFQSDLAVYHDDYGDYSTNEPTMDGTASLIYLLASKEGKAMEEPAGKK